GTCCACGGACGGCGGCTCGGCGAACGGGCGGCCCCCCGGTGGCGGAGGTGCCCGCCCCCGGACGGGCTCCTCGGGCAACCGGTCCTCGGCCGGGCCCGCCAACCGAGGCAAACGCAAGCGCCGCTGACCGGCTGCGGCACCCGGGCCTGCGCCCGCGGCGTGCCCGCCCCCGACCACCGGGCTCGCCCGGCCGCCTGCACGACCCTGGAGGACTCCGTGAGTGCATCCGACAACGACACCGTGGCGACGTCCGAGGCCACCTCGGACGCACTGCTGACCCCGGCCGGCGGGAGCGGTGACCCCGCGCTGCCCGACGCCGACCCGGCGTCCTCCGACGCCGTCGTCGAGCCGGTCGACGTGGACGACGAGTCCGACGACGACGCTGACGACGACGAGGCCGAGGAGGGCGGCGACGGCCTGCTCGTCCGCGAGGGCGACGTGGCCGGCGACTACCTCGAGCGGCTGCTCGACATCCTCGACGTCGACGGCGACATCGACCTGGACGTCGAGGGAGACCGGGCCTCGGTCGCGGTCGTGGGCGGCCAGCTGAAGACCCTCATCGGGCCCGACGGGGCGACCCTGGAGGCCCTGCAGGAGCTGACCCGGCTCGCGGTGGCCCAGTCCACCGGCGTCCGCAGCCGGCTGATGCTCGACATCGGCGGCTTCCGGGCCAAGCGCCGGGCCGACCTGACCAGCCTGGCGTCCGAGGCGGCCGAGCGGGTCGCGCAGAGCGGGGCCCCCGAGCGCCTGTCGCCGATGAACCCGTTCGAGCGCAAGGTCGTCCACGACGTCATCGCGGCAGCGGCCGGGGTGCGCAGCGAGTCGGAGGGCGAGGAGCCGAACCGCCGCGTCGTGGTCCTGCCCGACCGGTGACCGGCGCGGAGGGGCAGTCAGACGGGGCCCCGGTCGATCCGTCCGTTGCCGTTCCGGAGCCCTCGGCGGCCGCCGTCGCCGTGTTCGGGCCGGCCGTCGACCAGGCCGCCCGCTACGTCGCGATGCTCGCTGGTGACGGTGTGGTGCGTGGGCTGATCGGGCCGCGTGAGGTGCCCCGGTTGTGGGACCGGCACGTGCTCAACAGCGCCGCGCTGGCCGAGGTGGTGCCGCAGGGTGCCCGGGTGGTGGACGTGGGCAGCGGTGCCGGCCTCCCCGGGGTGCCGCTGGCGCTCGCCCGCCCCGACCTCACCCTGACGCTGGTCGAGCCGATGGCCCGCCGGGTCGAGTTCCTCCAGGACGTCGTGACGGAGCTCGGCGCTCCCTGGCGGGTGGTCCGGGGGCGCGCCGAGGAGCGGTCCGTCGTGCGGGCGGTCGGCCCGGTCGACGTGGTGACGGCGCGGGCGGTGGCCCCGCTGCCACGACTGGTGGGCTGGTGCCGCGGACTGCTCGCCCCGGGCGCCCAGCTGATCGCCCTGGTCGGTGCCCGGGCGGCAGCCGAGGTGCCGGATCTCGTGCCGGAGCTCGAAGCGGCGGGGATGCGGGATGTGCACACGCGGGCAGTCGGTGTCGAGCTCGGTGCTGCAGCCACTACCGTGGTGCTCATGACCCGCGCGCACACCTCACGGTCCGGGCGCTCGGCAGGGTGAGCCCGTTTCACGTGGAACTCGCCGAAGCGATCGCACCCTGTTCCACGTGGAACAGGGTGGTGGGGAGGCAGCACCGATGACGGACCCGGGCGAGCGCCTGCGCAACAGCCTCGCCGCCGATCTGCCGGTCGGTCCCGACTTCGACAGCCCGATCGCCATGGAGGCGATGCGGGCCACGCGCGTCCTGCACGCCGCCGACCAGGACCCCTTCCCGGCCCCGGGGCGGATCCGGGTGGTCACCGTGGCGAACCAGAAGGGCGGCGTCGGGAAGACCACCTCGACGGTGAACCTGGGTGTCGCCCTGGCCATGTACGGGCTCCGGACACTGGTCATCGACCTCGATCCCCAGGGGAACGCCAGCACCGCCCTCGGGGTGGAGCACACGGTGGGCACGCCCTCGATCTACGACGCCCTGGTCGGCGACAGCACGCTCGCCGAGGTCATCCACCCGACGACCGCCAGCCCGAACCTCTTCTGCGTGCCGGCGACGATCGACCTCGCCGGTGCGGAGATCGAGCTGGTCTCCGTGGTGGCCCGCGAGCACCGGCTGCGTCGCTCGATCGAGACCTACCTGCACGAGCTCCCCGCCGAGGAGCGCCCGCACTACGTCCTGATCGACTGCCCGCCGTCCCTGGGCCTGCTGACGCTGAACGCGCTGGTGGCCGGGGACGAGGTGCTCATCCCCATCCAGTGCGAGTACTACGCCCTGGAGGGCCTGGGTCAGCTGCTCTCGAACATCGACCTGGTGCGGGCCCACCTGAACCCGGGCATCTCGGTGAGCACGATCCTGCTCACCATGTACGACGGGCGCACCAAGCTCGCCGACCAGGTGGCCGACGAGGTGCGCAACCACTTCGGCGACGTCGTCCTCACGGCGGTCATCCCGCGGAACGTCCGGGTCAGCGAGGCGCCGGGCTACGGGCAGTCGGTGCTCACCTACGACCCGGGGTCCCGGGGCTCGACCAGCTACGTGGAGGCCGCCCGGGAGTTCGCCCGCCGGGGAGTCGCGCTGCCCGCGTCGACCGTCCAGCCGGTCAGCCAGCCTCCTCCTCCCCCGCCGCCGGTCGCCCCACCGGTCTACCCGCCCCCGGTCAACGCGCCGTCCACGGCGAGCGCCGGGCCACCGCCAGTGGCCGGGCCGCCGTCGGTGGCGGCATTGGTGCTCGGTGAGCCGGCGACGGCCCCGCGCGGACGGCACGCGACGTGAGCCCGGTGCGCCCCATTCCCACCCCCGAGCCGCGTCTGCGGACACCGGGCATCTGCGAGGAGGACCAGTGACCAAGCGCGGCGGTCTGGGGCGGGGCCTGGCGGCTCTGATCCCCACGAGTGCACCGGCTCCCACGGCGACCCCGGCGGCGCGCGCCGCCGAGGCAGCCGAGGTCGCCGCCACCGCGGTCGACCAGGCCGGGGCCACCCCTCCGGACGAGTCGACCCGCACGGCGTCGGTGCACGAGCTCCCGAGCCGCGCGCTCGAGGAGGTCGCCGGCGTTCCCGGCGCGCAGCTGCGCGAGGTCCCGGTCGGCGACGTCGTCCCGAACCCCAAGCAGCCGCGGCAGGTCTTCGACGACGAGGCGCTGGAGGAGCTCACCCACTCGGTGCGCGAGTTCGGCCTGCTCCAGCCGATCGTCGTCCGGGAGGCCGGCGACGGCCGCTACGAGCTCATCATGGGCGAGCGCCGGCTGCGCGCCTCCCGGGCGGCCGGCCTGGAGGCCGTGCCCGCGATCGTCCGGGACACCACCGACGACGCGATGCTGCGCGACGCGCTGCTGGAGAACATCCACCGGGTCCAGCTCAACCCGCTGGAGGAGGCGGCCGCCTACCAGCAGCTGCTGGAGGAGTTCGGCGCCACCCACGAGGAGCTGGCCAGCAAGATCGGGCGCAGCCGCTCCCAGGTCACCAACACCATCCGGCTGATGAAGCTGCCGGTGAAGGTGCAGACGCGGGTGGCCGCCGGGGTCATCTCGGCCGGGCACGCCCGGGCCCTGCTCGGCCTGCCCGAGGCCGAGGCCCAGGACGCCCTGGCCACCCGGATCGTCGCCGAGGGCATGTCGGTCCGGGCGACCGAGGAGGCCGTCGCGATGGCGGTCGCCGACTCCCCCACCGCGGCGCGCCGCTCGGCACGGAAGATCAGCGCCCCGGGGGTCGAGGACCTCGCCGGTCGGCTGTCCGACGTCTTCGAGACCAAGGTGAAGGTGCAGATCGGCCGGGCCAAGGGCCGGATCGTGGTGGAGTTCGGCTCGGTCGACGACCTGCAGCGGATCGTCGGCATGATGGCGCCGGACATCACCGGGCGCAGCCAGTCGGAGTGATCACGGTCAATACGTCA
The Modestobacter marinus DNA segment above includes these coding regions:
- a CDS encoding protein jag, translated to MSASDNDTVATSEATSDALLTPAGGSGDPALPDADPASSDAVVEPVDVDDESDDDADDDEAEEGGDGLLVREGDVAGDYLERLLDILDVDGDIDLDVEGDRASVAVVGGQLKTLIGPDGATLEALQELTRLAVAQSTGVRSRLMLDIGGFRAKRRADLTSLASEAAERVAQSGAPERLSPMNPFERKVVHDVIAAAAGVRSESEGEEPNRRVVVLPDR
- the rsmG gene encoding 16S rRNA (guanine(527)-N(7))-methyltransferase RsmG, producing the protein MFGPAVDQAARYVAMLAGDGVVRGLIGPREVPRLWDRHVLNSAALAEVVPQGARVVDVGSGAGLPGVPLALARPDLTLTLVEPMARRVEFLQDVVTELGAPWRVVRGRAEERSVVRAVGPVDVVTARAVAPLPRLVGWCRGLLAPGAQLIALVGARAAAEVPDLVPELEAAGMRDVHTRAVGVELGAAATTVVLMTRAHTSRSGRSAG
- a CDS encoding ParA family protein, with amino-acid sequence MTDPGERLRNSLAADLPVGPDFDSPIAMEAMRATRVLHAADQDPFPAPGRIRVVTVANQKGGVGKTTSTVNLGVALAMYGLRTLVIDLDPQGNASTALGVEHTVGTPSIYDALVGDSTLAEVIHPTTASPNLFCVPATIDLAGAEIELVSVVAREHRLRRSIETYLHELPAEERPHYVLIDCPPSLGLLTLNALVAGDEVLIPIQCEYYALEGLGQLLSNIDLVRAHLNPGISVSTILLTMYDGRTKLADQVADEVRNHFGDVVLTAVIPRNVRVSEAPGYGQSVLTYDPGSRGSTSYVEAAREFARRGVALPASTVQPVSQPPPPPPPVAPPVYPPPVNAPSTASAGPPPVAGPPSVAALVLGEPATAPRGRHAT
- a CDS encoding ParB/RepB/Spo0J family partition protein — its product is MTKRGGLGRGLAALIPTSAPAPTATPAARAAEAAEVAATAVDQAGATPPDESTRTASVHELPSRALEEVAGVPGAQLREVPVGDVVPNPKQPRQVFDDEALEELTHSVREFGLLQPIVVREAGDGRYELIMGERRLRASRAAGLEAVPAIVRDTTDDAMLRDALLENIHRVQLNPLEEAAAYQQLLEEFGATHEELASKIGRSRSQVTNTIRLMKLPVKVQTRVAAGVISAGHARALLGLPEAEAQDALATRIVAEGMSVRATEEAVAMAVADSPTAARRSARKISAPGVEDLAGRLSDVFETKVKVQIGRAKGRIVVEFGSVDDLQRIVGMMAPDITGRSQSE